The genomic segment tttttcgtagtgatcggaaaattgtcgcgactttttcgtagccattccgaaagttgcgcaaaatgttgcgattttttcgtatcgttaaaacttgcgcgaaaagtcgcgactttttcgcagctttcgcgccgagtacgaaagattcggattcattcaagcttcagtatggtgacttttcttgggccaggttggagctgcagggtgccattgagtcctatgggaggcttccaaaatcatgctaagtctgaaagtttcacccgccacttacgagcgctcaatacgaaaaagtcgcgacaagatacgagcgaatcataatggctacgaaaaactcgagttttttcgtgcaagtcgtaatggttacgaaaaagtcgcgacaatttccgaaaagtcgtaaaggcgacgaaaaaatagcaaaaattacgaaaaagttgcaaaatgttcgttttccaatcggaatttttccaattcggattcgtgggttagtaaatgtgccccctagtgtccgaaacatatttaaaattagtTATTGATCCTCAAATTTCCATACCTGTTTGTGGCACATTGGCATAGCCAAACAAACTATTTTGTTACACCAAcccaacaaaatatatatttagaatgttttctaTGCTTATTCCACTGTAAAAAGGTGGAGGTGGAAGGTGAGGAGATGCTACAGTACTTCTCTGCAACACAACTAAGACCCAgtgtatatgttatatgttatgcTTATGTATGGgatctactttaataaaataattcagttttcTAAAAATTAtgagctttttctctgtaataaagttCCTTGTGCGTGATTccaactaagctgtatgaatccatattggcggcaTAAAAATACTTTcggttttattaaatgtttaaatgactttaagCAAACATTATGAAAAACCCTTATTTGGATCCCAAATCCTGagcattccatacctgtactgggtggaCTGCGCAGAGTTGGGGATGGATATCACCAGTTAGTGACCCCTGGGACAATTTTTGAACAACATAAAATGATATCCATTTCACAAACAAATGATATGTATGTTCCATAATAATGTCCAGTTAGACAGCAGTGATTTGATTTTAATAGTCATAACATTATACTCATGCCTTCCTTGCTTATCTTTGGTGTATTCCTTTCTGGTGGGGATGGTATTGGGGATAGATAACTTATGTCAGAGCTCTGTTAGACAGTGTTTAGAAAATATCTAGCCCCTAGGTGGCACTGCAGGTCCACCCAGAGTTTCAAGAAgactaataaatacaaaaaagagTAGGTTCAGAAAGCAAACAATACACGTGCACAGAAACAcatttccattttcatttttttgtacagCGCTTatgcaatataataaaaaaaatcattaaaggcaagaaaaattaaaggagaactctacccaaacacatcttaagctttttgaaaggaAATAATTTCCAGCAACTtcgcaatatacatcaattaccgtatatactcgagtataagccgagattttcagcaccaaaaatgtgctaaaaaagtcaggctcggcttatactcgagtataagcgatACGCTGCGATGACATTCTGAGTGCAAGCACAGCCTCCCATGCTTGTTGCTTGCGCACATACTTCCGTGGAGTGTGAGGGTGTCGATGCCATTCGGCGCGCAAGCAGAACTTCCCATATAACTGTGCTGTTGCTTGTTGTGCGTGCACGCACGTGAGTATGCCGGTGGAGTGCGACACTTTCTGCAGGACATGCCATTGAGGAGGTACATCTGTATGTGCATGGGGGTGGGGGCACGCCAGCTAGTGAGGCAGTTAGAATCGGGTGAATAGGCGGCTGCAGTTAGGAACGGAGAGCACACACGCTGTGACACTGGAGGGAGAAGGGGGGTTGATTTGGGCAGACGCTTCGTCACAGATCTGAGAGCGGTCATTCATTAAAGGGTTAACTGCGGCCGGCAGGAAGGAGGAGGGGGGCTGAATCGGGCAGATGTCCTCTCACAGCTCCGAGAGCTGGTATTTACTTAAGAGATAATCGGGCCGTGTGGAACATTAGAGATCGCGCTACTCAATCAAGTGAGACGGCAGTGGTGGGGGATGGTAGTTTTGGTGTTGGGAGAGTGCTATATGGGGTAAATAGACCTACCATTTAATTAACTAATTTTCACTTTGTGTATATGCATCTCCCCACCTTTCTCAGATACGAGAGTACAATGGCTGCACTTTGACTCTAACTATGTCTCCCCCTGCAATAGCTAACTAAACTGTATAAACCCCACTACAATTAATTCTGTATCACTAAACTGGGAGTGTGTACACCCAACCCCCGCAACTGCATTCCCCACTGAACTGTGGACACTACTATTCAGGGTAAATAGACAAATTTGGCTATTATGAtatgtaaataaattaaataatttccagtgtatatatatgaattaactgctgtaactcttcaaggcaggagggtcaaagggtcctccatccacctttccctaatcacctttccctaatctgcagctgccagcatgatatatttatgaagagttcacaaggggacacgctgagtgtccttttattatttatttgattattgaaacttagcagtagctgctgcatttcccgccctaggcttatactcgagtcaataagtttttccagttttcttaggtaaaattaggtacctcggcttatactcggatcggcttatactcgagtatatacggtaaaaaatatgcagccttttttaatgtaataatatggtttggaagcctggccccctgttctcctgctgatctggctgactactttaagacaacaaaaaaaaatgcaataatagttgactgtccttagcctgccttcatcctgcatcctccaaaccccacaataTCCTGCacacctgggggcacatttactaacccacgaacgggccgaatgcatctgattgtgtttttttcgtaatgatcggtatttggcgatttttcggaaaattgtcgcgacttttttgttgccattctgaatgttgcgcaaaatctggcgattttttcgtagcgttactacttgcacgaaaagtcgcgactttttcgtagccttcgcgccgagtacgaaagattcggattcattcaagcttcagtatggtgactttccttgggccaggttggagctgcagggtgccattgagtcctatgggaggcttccaaaatcatgctaagtctgaaagtttcccccgccgcttacgagcgctcaatacgaaaaagtcatgacaagatacaagcgcatcgtaatggctacgaaaaactcgcgttttttcccgcaaatcgtattggtaacgaaaaagtcgcgtcaatttccgaaaagtcgtaaaggcgccgaaaaaatcgcaaaaaatacaaaaaagtcgcaaaatgttcgttttccaatcggaatttttccaattcggattcgtgggttagtaaatgtgccccctggtgtCAGTAGGGAAAGAAACATCACCGTGCAATGTATTTTGGGTTATATAGTCTACATGCTGCCTGCAAGCTGTGGAgacgttgttacaatttatatcagtgttttagtccctcctccccagccaggttttttaaatcagtgtttttcaaccttttttgggcaaaggcacacttgtttcatgaaaaaaatcacgaggcacaccaccattagaaaatgttaaaaaatttaactctgtgcctatattgactatatataaagtaattctcttgaataggaatcaaataaacacaaagaaagtattttataattactttattatgaaatattaagtaaacaaaatagtgaaaaattttctccacaaacccacccccccactgatttttttattttttttttatacacacaaaaattttatattatatatatattattattaattgttttcttacatgtcaggctgtcttggggtgcggcatccaggggtgtcccgggattgtcctccggtggggagtagggcggctgtgcatgggcctggcccctggtggatctggtctgtcggggcagggcctgggcagttgctccccccggtcaggttgtgccagggcaggatagtgctgcctctcctctctggttgctccgccctcctggatccgatgccggatgacgtcacaggcagtaacgatttccgggcatcagggagccaggaagtggaaggtgtcccagaggggaccgcacctacggcacaccaggcaacatctcgcggcacactagtgtgcagcggaacagcggttgaaaaacgctgttttaaatgatgcagaagagaagaactgttttgcagctggtatttattcatttgaaggaacaggttacaacAGGTTAAAATAAACCTTTTATGAAGCCATATCCAAATAGTTTCAGAGGGGTGAAATATTCATAGAGGGCAAAACAAAGCAGTCCCTGGTTCAGCTTTATACAAATAGCCATTAACAGGCCAATTTCCTACGCTCTCTAACCGAACGGCCCTCAGACTGGTAGTGGATATGCCACAGGAGCTATATGGATATTGGTCAGGATCAGCAGGTCAGCATATATGCACAGATAGCTTGGTATGATTTTATCTATGCGTGTGttcagcttaaaggacaaggaatgtcaaaatctattaagcacactattaaatagtactactattgctatgtaaaaacgctatatttctagcttgcctaatgaaagatttacagagatacacctgctacattctacatacttgtttcagtgaacagcgcctccatctttaacaagggatgcccactccgctttcctcactgtctctactgcgcatgcgtccccaacatcctccacccgctcccccctgcgtccttctgtgtcAACCCCCCAGCAGCTGGAGTATGTGTACATTAGCACCTTCCCCCCCCCGCCGCCGCTCACATCCTCTTGCCAGCTGTTGTTGTTGTGTCCAGCACCACCACTAGCGCCACCACCGCCACCGCACAGTGCCTCCCTCTCCACAGCACCTGCCTGGAGCTGCGTCCACTGATAAATTAGCCTTCATTTCTTTGTTTTTCCTGGAGATGAGCACTTCTTACACTAGGCACTGGTTCAAAGTGTGTAGGTGATTAATCTAAAAGACGAATTTTATTATGTGTTTACCTCATTCTTAACCTGACATTTTCTATTTACAGCTAGCCGGAGATAGCAGTGTAACAACCAAAGTGAAACTCCAAGCCTTGATCTACCCTGTGCTTCAGGTGTTGGATTTCAACACTCCCTCTTATCAACAAAACATGGACATGCCAATTCTTTCTCGCTTTGTCATGATAAAGTTTTGGCTGGACTACCTGAATGGTAGCCACAGTTTTGCACATTCAATGCTCGTAAACAATCATACATCTGTTGACCTCAGTGAAACCGTAACCTTAAGGGAACTATTGAACTGGAATTCATTATTGCCTTCATCtttcaaaaaaaattacaaacctGTTTTACAAAGCCATGGCACCCATAAAATAATCAGTGAGGTGCCTGCGTTACTTGACTTGCGGGCATCTCCACTGATTGCCAAGAAGGAATCACTTCAGCTCCTTCCAAAGACCTACATCTTAACCTGTGAGCATGATGTCTTAAGAGATGATGGCACCATGTATGCCAAACGCTTGGAGGAAGCTGGTGTTGATGTTACCCACGACCACTATGAAGATGGCTTCCATGGATGTATGCTGTTTGCCTCATGGCCCACTTATTTTTCAGTTGGAGCAAGGACAAGAGATGGATATGTAAAGTGGCTTGCTGAGAATCTGTAGATTATTGCAAAATAGGGGTTTATCACACAGGCTACTAACTTCATGCAAAATATGAGGCATCAGTGCATATGTTTTTGTCTTCCCAATATGATTGTATATCTGTGTGGATTTGCCAGTCCAAGGCTGGAAACAGTATATGTGAATTCTCATTTGGTCACACTGGTTCTAAATaacagcagccaataaaaggctGCCTCACCCACGGTAGTGCTTCTGCTCCATTAAATAGTGCAATATACAATTTCTTGTTTTTACAGACACAAATCACACAAAAACGTTTAATTATAATTCCTTATCTTTGCATAAACCAATAGTGTCTGGTTTTAAGGATAAATGTATTTCATTGCATATCAGATGGACAGTGTTGCTTTCTAGAATTCTGGGGCTTTATGGtttattgtttgtgttttctattttttaaaattgagtgAAACTGTTTTTAAGTTGTAAAATATAGAAGCTACTTTGCTCTAACCTCCCTTTATACACTACTGTCTCACAGTAGAAGGAAATTAAGCTGGATAATTAATAGGTTACCCAATGCAGATCCACCATCCTGATTTATTTGTGTCACTAGGTTAGAATCAGATAATTGTCTGCCTAAGCAGACATATAGGGCGTGGGTAGGGTTCTAATGCTAAACCAAAGAGTCATTCTTTGGCTTCTGATGTAAGAGTTGTGCAATAGTCTTTCCCTTTTGTTAGCTGATATGTCTCATTTATAGTTAATAGGGGTTCTGAGATACTCTTACGGAATATTAAGGAGACTATTTTCCATCAATATTTAGAGGAGACATTTGGCTCCTACCTCAGACAGGAGTGCTACTTTAGCACCAGATGCATTTACTGCAAAGTTGCCTTTAGCTGAGCCTCCCCACATTTGCAAAGGTGATGTAACCAGTGGCTGCCATGTCTGGACTTTGGTTAACTTTTGGATTGCAGCACCTTGAGTAGGAGTTGAACTTAGTCTCCATTTCTATCTCTAATGCATATGTTGCTATGTGCAGGATTGAGTCATTTCTATGGCAGATACCTAGGATCAACAGGGCAGCAGGAAAGTACAATCCCTTGTATATATGTGTTATCAAGAATCAGCTTTATAGCTACAGAAGCCAATAGTTTAAACTGTAGTAGGAAGATTGGCTGCTCTGTGAAAGGAGAGTAGTATTCTAACATGTCAGTTTTATTTCCAAACATGTAATGTTTTAGGACATTTGCCAACAATATCACCCTGCACAATCTTCCACTCCCCAAAGACACATGTACTTTTGCATTGACAATCAGAATTAATTGCAGCATTCCCTTAAGAATGAAGCTGCTACTACtactgctgctactactactactactcacAGAGCTTGTTTGTGTAGGTGTCTCATTTGGAGTGTATCAGAGGTTCATGTTACTTCACTATGATGAAATTAGCGTTTGTGTTACGAGCAGCTTTACTTacctttttgtttcatttgtgcaGTATTTGTTAGTGCTTCTACTACTGATTTTGCATCACATTTCCAATGATAATAGCTTTGTCTCAGAGACATAATGGCAGGATTAGTGTCAGTTTTCTTCCTGTAATAATAGTGCAGATGTCCCCACATGCCCTCACATTTTCAGATAATAGCTCATCGGGCAACATGAGCTTAGTAAATACTATCATCTCATGTGAGAAGCAGTTTATAACAATTCCTTTTGTTTCGTCACCGCACTTTATAGTGTGACATTAGCCTctatcttttagggctctggcacacggggagattagtcgcccgcaacaaatctccctgttcgcgggcgactaatctccccgagttgccatcacctgccatcccaccggcgaaaatgtaagtcgccggtgggatggcacacacggcggcgcgatttcggcaaatcgccgaaaaagcctcgcgaggcaacttcgtcgatttgccgaaatcgtgccgccgcgtgtgccatcccaccggcggcttacattttcgccggtgggatggcaagtgatggcaactcggggagattagtcgcccgcgaacagggagttttgtcacgagcgactaatctccccgtgtgcccgcGCCCTTAGGGCTGTTGGAAATGTAGTCCATACACTGTTAATAGGAAGACTGTGCCTCAAATTCAGTGCACAAAACTTACAAAATATGGCAGTCCtttaattgtatttgtattaTGCATGTTATTACCTGCATTtcaacattatttttaaagaaaggCTGCAACTCAGCATCACACAAGAACTTACCTGTAATCCTACACTACAGGGCACACTAGTAACCAATCAAGACATGCCAGATGGGTATGATGATTGCATTTCTACTGTATATTAGCTGCCACATTTTGGTTTGTTACATTCATAGTGAATGTAGGTTTCTTAGCCTACggagacaaaaaaaatgcaaaattccaTTTTGGCTATAAGCAAATTGCATTGCAATACATCAGTACATTGGCCAGCATTACTTGTGAACAAAAAAATCCCAGAGAATATATTGGCCTGGAATATTTCTATTATATGCTGTGACTAGTGACTTGTACCTGTATATCTGGCTTACATAATCAATAACTTGTTCTTTAAAGtatttatgaaatgtattttcaGCTTATGGGCAATGTGGCCAACTGCAACTCATCAAATGTATCTGAGGATAGCCCTGAGTCCCCTTCCAGATAAATTATAGTAACACTTTCTTCCTGTGACATAATGGATAGTACAGAATTTTCACTTGTACATGTCCATGGCTACCAGGATCCACAACAACGCAAATGCCTGGGCACATTCCAAATAAAGATTTCCCCAGGAGCAGGAAATATGTACCAGACCCGTGTTAAGCAAAACAAAAGAACAGCTTAACCAGTTATAGTAAAACAGGTTGGCATATTTATTAGTAGTACAGTGTGCTGCTAATGAATGTGTATCTCTCCTTACTGTAAATGTGTAGCTTCCCTTACTGGAACCAATTAACTCCTAGACCTCCATATGCCATACTAAGCAGGCTATTTCTCCCGGAAGAGGGTTAGAAAATGCACTCAGAATTTGAGCTGGGAGAGAGCAGGGACATATGTTTAGTTTTAATAACATTGCACAGGAACACCATGTATTGATAGTTGCTGTAAAGATAAAACTTGTTCGGGGTTGAGTTGTCTCATTTGTTTTACTATGGTAATGCCCCACCTATTGCTTATTACAGCATAAACAGTGCTTAGGTTTCAGTTACAGGTTCCTCAGTATCTGTATTATATCTTTGCAGACACTATTTTTTCTTACGCCAGCAGTGTAATAATTTGGGTACATAGCTCATGCTAAAGGAAATATCATCTCACTTTACTTACAGGTATCCTAAGATGACCTACAAAGCTTGTATTGTTAAAACTTACATTGTGACTGAACcgtaatcatttatttattctcTTTATGGCGTAAAAGGATTACTCTGCttttgtactgttttattgttatggaAATGATCAGGCACATTACATTGATGATTTTACCTCTTCTATTAAAGTATAATAATTATATTGTGATCTCGTCTTGTCAACAGTAATTCTTTTATAGttcattgtattattttattcttttgtgtGAACCTTTCTGAGATTTCAATAAAAGAATCAATTCTAAGGAACAACTGTGTATAGTTGCAGTGTTACTTGGCAATAACGTCAATAAAGGGAAGAAAATGTATCTCAACTAAATTAAAAGTGGAGTTGAGCTGCCAACTGtaaacatttttccattttaatattAGTTAACAAAAAGTACAAGTTAGTATCTGTGATCACTTATTTAGCAAAAGGGTGCCCCCCACAGATGACCAGAGGGACATTCTACTGGTCTTTATTTACTTGTATGGGGATGTTACTAGCATCCTTATCACTCATTTttactctttataaataaaaagtgacaaaataGTCCTAGTATGAATGTTTATTGTATTCTTTGTCTTTGAGTCAGCTCTCAGGGATAGCAACCTCCCATCAGTAGCGCAATATAAGCCATGTAAGTTCTAAATGCCCACAGAATTGCCCCTGCTGATCGCACCTTCAGGCAATGTCAGCGTTTTGTCATGTGTTCTGTTAAGGGCAGACTGCAATGAGCCTGactcatatactgtacattccttTCTTTGGAACTGTTTTGGGGGCTTCAAGCACTTCTTTGAAACCGTAAGCCAGATGATGGTCAATATTGCATGTCATTGAAGTGCCCATATGCAATAAGCATGTAACATAAATACATATGCATTCTAAATTGAGAATTTACTTGTAACAAGTCATGTTTAATTATATGTGAACATCACTGTGCTGTGAAACTGACTTTCCTACAGAGACAGTGCATTTATGGCTCAGAAAGTGCACAAAGATCAGCAAAACATAGGAGACTCAAAAATAAAAGATATCCTAATTATGAGACAGTATATTCAACCTTTAAAAATGTAGAAAGTAAGTTAACTAGATGTAAAAAGTTCTCTCGGCCTAATGAAATCCTAAAATTGGCCTCACTTCACTCTCTTGTGTTATTACATGCTCGTGCTGACAGCCCTAGGCTCATTTTCACTGCCTATTACCAATCTGTGGTGGGAAAAGGTGACAATTTAAGTTGTGGCTGCTCTTTCACTCCACTTGTATACCAAAGTTTCCATTTTTTCTAGTCACCATAATTGATACCTGTCATACTGGATCACATGAGGTAAGTGACATAGAGGGACATATTTCTAAAGCTCTGTAATTAGTAAAGCAGCAATACTGTAATCATACCTCCACTTCTGTTTAATGTTACTCAGGATATACTTGTTCTTCTTAGTCCCTACctgttttttcccatttttcttcaAGGCCTCACATGCTTGTCATAGTAACACCCAGGCCTCACCCATCTGAAGCTTCACTAACAAAATTACATGTAAGGTTTCATATGCCTTATATTTTTCAGCTCTCTTACACTGTATATAAGTTAGGGATATAATAGTGCATTACATCTTAGTTTTTATAATCTACAAACATTCTCATAAACTTTGTATAATGTCTGCACAGATAATGATGTGGCTAGGTCAACTTAAATAAGTCTGTTCTCTTAGAAATACAAAAGTAAGTGAGGCTGGATGTTCCATTTGGAGACTGCATTTCTTAAATGCACAGCTTTTTGTTTCTGGCCACATATTACTTACATCACCATGTATTTTACTGCCATGCATCTGAAGACTTGTCATGTATTAGGGCAAAACACAAATAACATGGCTATGTGGGTAGatggaaataataaaaactatttaCAAGTTCTCACAATCTCACAGACAATTTTTTTACTGCTATGAGCTGTCTTCTACATAAACCCATAGAGGGAGTGCAAGTCTCTCATTACATACATGTATTTGGATGACATTTAATCTGCAAGTAGAACTAGACTAGGTTTATTCTGTAAAGAGACTTCTCTTGTTGTTTCCTGCTGCCTACATTAATGGCCCAAGCCTTTCCTTCCTGCTTTTGTTAATCATGAGCAGTGTAGAACTCCTTTCTGTTTAGTTTTAGGTTTCCTTCCCCCAAAAATCTATGTATTCTTTCAGTTTAAACTGTCTATTCCTCAGCCTGAGGAAAAGTCAAGGTGCCTTCCCAGTATGAGAGGGGCTGGTGCACATTCTCATTAAGTTCTTGGACCCAAGGGCAGTGCCCTGTAATATGCTGTTTATCTTGGGCCACACAGGACAGTACTGGGGGTCCTGGGTTTAAAAATCTGAGAGAGATGGACAAGACTTCTGTCTTTCAGAAGTGGTATGGGAGTCCTGGTCAGtagtataatattattatatttattgtttttgattattttattataagtATTTAATGTAACAGCAACAATGCTAATAATTATATGacttattattgttataataatgGAAATGCTGGCAGGGGCATATGCATTCATTGAAGTTTAACCTGGATGAAGCAATGCCAtctcaaattgaacctaacaaaaactgataAACTTTTCACCAAAACCTGGCCCTACTCCCACTTTTACTATCACTACTGATAGCATGGTAATTAACCCTGGTAACTCAACACCTTGCCTGGGAATAATCTTTTAATTTTTCACTGATCATATAAACACCACTGTGAAACTTGCCACTTACGCAATACTGCCAAAATAAGCTCCGTTGTTTCGCCAGCAACAGCTAAGACACTCATGTGTCCTCAACCTATTCCCCTTGGACTACAGCGACCTGCTTTGAACTACCTAATTCAGTCTGTCTTAAACTTAAACGAAATCCTTTTTCTCAAATCTAAATCTGGCCATGCATGCAAAGATTCACTTGTATGAAGAGATCTCCAGTCTTGAGGTGAGCATTgagctgatccaattgtttgtcCCTTATCCATCAATCATCGTAATTG from the Xenopus tropicalis strain Nigerian chromosome 5, UCB_Xtro_10.0, whole genome shotgun sequence genome contains:
- the nceh1 gene encoding neutral cholesterol ester hydrolase 1 isoform X1; the encoded protein is MRAAPTAVLTALTALSAYYVYSPLPSTVSEPWKLMLLDATFRCAQDLSNLAHYFGFSHHLRVLNFVSGYFDQLDPVSSEHLKVTDTVFDGVEVRIFEPTKAFDKNLKKSIVYIHGGGWALGSARMRSYDSLCRKISEDVNAVVVSIEYRLVPDVHFPEQLNDAVAATKYFLHPEVLAEYSVDPSRIAVSGDSAGGNLAAAVCQQLAGDSSVTTKVKLQALIYPVLQVLDFNTPSYQQNMDMPILSRFVMIKFWLDYLNGSHSFAHSMLVNNHTSVDLSETVTLRELLNWNSLLPSSFKKNYKPVLQSHGTHKIISEVPALLDLRASPLIAKKESLQLLPKTYILTCEHDVLRDDGTMYAKRLEEAGVDVTHDHYEDGFHGCMLFASWPTYFSVGARTRDGYVKWLAENL
- the nceh1 gene encoding neutral cholesterol ester hydrolase 1 isoform X2, whose translation is MSQTGAGCAFICSETDIEINSIYSNLAHYFGFSHHLRVLNFVSGYFDQLDPVSSEHLKVTDTVFDGVEVRIFEPTKAFDKNLKKSIVYIHGGGWALGSARMRSYDSLCRKISEDVNAVVVSIEYRLVPDVHFPEQLNDAVAATKYFLHPEVLAEYSVDPSRIAVSGDSAGGNLAAAVCQQLAGDSSVTTKVKLQALIYPVLQVLDFNTPSYQQNMDMPILSRFVMIKFWLDYLNGSHSFAHSMLVNNHTSVDLSETVTLRELLNWNSLLPSSFKKNYKPVLQSHGTHKIISEVPALLDLRASPLIAKKESLQLLPKTYILTCEHDVLRDDGTMYAKRLEEAGVDVTHDHYEDGFHGCMLFASWPTYFSVGARTRDGYVKWLAENL